TGCAGCAATCGCACCAACACCAGAAGGACCGGGGCCACAATGCCCGCCGTCTCATAGGACGGTAGAAGGCCCAGCAACAGTGTCGGCAGCGCCATCATGGCAACCGAGATCTGCATGGTACGCGCCCGGCCGTAGGTATCGCCAAACCAGCCGAAAACCGCCGCACCCAGCGGGCGCATGATAAACCCGGCGGCAAAGATGCCATAGGTCGCGATCAGCCCGGCAGTCGGGTCGTCGGCGGGAAAGAAAACCGGCGCAATCACACCGGCTAGGTAACCGTAGAGGGCAAAGTCGTACCACTCCACCACATTCCCGATATACCCGGCCATGACACGGTGGCGCAGCTCAGGCGCCTCGGGGTCGCCCGCGTCGCTGTTATCCTGTGCCGGAGCCACCTGTTGCCCGATATCCGTCATCGTCCCACCTCAAAACCCGTATTCCGGAAAAACCCGGCCACCTTAACAGTCATAGGTCAGGACTGTCATCGGACGATGTGAAGCAGGATGCGGCGGGGTAAATCCTTAAGAATTAAACAAGCGGTGATCGAAGTCGAAAGGCCGCAGGATCGGCTTTGCCAGCGCCGTGACAGCCGGATGGGCAGGATTGAGCAGCAGATTATTGGCCTCCTGCACAATCACCGAAGGCACCTGAAGGAGAGGGCTTCTCTCCTCCTCCAGCCATTGATCACCAAAATCCTTTGAGGCTTTATCTTCCAGGACGTCGGTGGGGCCGACTTCCAACCATATATCAGGGTTGCTTTTCGCCAGTGGTTCCAGATCGACCCGCATCAGCACATAGTCCTGTGGCAGCAGGTCCGGCGGCACATCCAGATGCACCAGAATCTCCAGAAGCGGCAATGACGCCTCTGCCGAGAGGTAAACCATGGCCTTGCCACGGCTGTTCCAGCGCCCACCCTTGCGCCGCGCCCCCTCGCCGCTGAGATCGGCATATTTCTCGCGCGTCAACCGCCAGCCGGTATTCGTTGAATTCACGCTGCCAGTCCGTGATCGATCCGGTCCAGCAAATCCTCAATCAGGCGCGCGCCTTCCTCACTATCCAGCAGTTCAAAGGGCGCATGATCGCGAAGCGGCCGCGACGGGCGTTTGAGCCAACGTTCGGCGCGCTCCGTATCGCCAAAGGTATCCGTGGCCCGGACCATGATGCGGAAGAAACGCGCAATGCGCTGCGACTGTTCCGCAGAAAAACGACCCTTGGCGGTGCTATGGCTCAGGGTGCGCCTCGGCATAACCCCGAAAGTGGCAAAATCCCGCGTCTCCACCCCCAGGCTCTTCGCCGTCGCCTCCACCAGATCCAGCTCAAGACCGTTCTCCAGTTTTTCCAACAACTCCAGACGGACCGCCGGATTGTCTGAAAACTGCGCCTGAATGAAGCTTTTTTCGGTGATACCAGCCGTCATGACGCCCTCCTTGGCAACATGCCTATTATAGTGGGGCAAGTTGCCAAATTCAAGGTTTCTGGCGTAGCGTAGTAAGAATTGAGGATATGTCGAAGCTGACAATAAAAAGCCCCGCATCAAGCGGGGCTTCAGACCGTTGACAAACCCCGTCGATATTCGGCGGGGTTTAGTTTTGGATGTTTGCCGGTTGTTATTGAGGGAGAGTGAGAAGTCCCCTTTCGATCAGATCGGGCTGGTTTCGGTTTTTGGAGCCATTGCGAGGGCGATTTTCTTGATGTTTTGGGCGGCGGCGGCGAGCAGGCATTGCGTTTTGACGGCGATGAGGCCGCGGAAGCGGGCGTATCGGTGTCCGAAGAGCTGCTTTGCGTCGGCAAAGGAGCGTTCTACAGTTTCCTTGCGTCTTTTATAGAGCCTTTTGCCCCAGTCGGTGAGACGGTGGGCGTCCGTGCGCTCCCGGGCGTCCTGCCAGACATGGCGGGTGACGGTTTTGGTGTGTTTGGCGCTGCCGGTGCAGGAGGCAAGCAGCGGGCAGGTGGCGCAGACCTTCGGGTCGCTTTTGTAATGGCGATAGCCGTTGCGGTCGGTGGTGGCATAATTCAGGAACTGGCCCTGCGGACAGCGGTAGCCGTCTAACTGCCGGTCGTACTGATAGTCCCGCTTGCGCAGCATGCCTGCCCGGTGGTTCGGGCGGCGATAGCCGGTTACACCGAGGATATCCCTGTCTTCCAGCCCCTTGGCGATGCCCGCCGTGGCATAGCCTGCATCCAGCCCGACCGCCTGGACATCCAGGCCGAAGCGGTCCCGCTGCCGGTCGAGCCGGTCCAGATAGGGGATACTGTCATGCACAGTGGCCGGGGTGGCGTGAGTATCGGTGATGATGCCATAACGCCCGTCCACCGTGCGATGATCCAGATAAAAGAACCCCTTGGGCTTGCCTTCACGCACCATGTAACCGGCTTCCGGGTCGGTGCGGCTGACCTTGGTCTCCTTTTGCCCGGGCGCGCGTTCCTTCGCCTTCAGCGGCTTTTTGGCATGGGCCGCCCGATCCTCCTCAACCGCCAGGTCCAGCGCGTCCCAATAGTCGGCCCGGGACTTGGCGACCACTTGGCTGTCCCATTTGTTCTTGTTGGCATTGGCCTTCAGATGGGTGCTGTCGGTATAAAGCACCGTGCCGTCCACAAGACCCTTGGCAATTGCCTGTTCGACAATGTGATCGAAAATATCCTGCGCCACAGACACATCCTGGTAGCGGCGGCGGCGGTTCTGCGACAGCGTCGAGGCATCGAACACCTTGTCGGTGAGGCCCAAGCGCAGAAACCAGCGATAGGCCACATTCACCTCGATCTCCCGCACCAACTGCCGCTCCGAGCGGATGCCGAACAGGTAGCCGATGAACAGCGCCTTGAACAGCATCACCGGGTCCAGCGCCGGGCGGCCATTATCCGCGCAATACAGACCGGCCACCCGGTCGTGGATAAACGAAAAGTCGATCACCGCATCGATCTTGCGAAGCAGGTGATCCGCAGGCACCAGACCCTCCAATGTCACCATCTCAAGTCGGCCCTGTTCAGGCTGGGGCTTCTTCAACATAAGACAATAGAATCACAAAGGCCCCGCTTGCGCGAGACCTTTGTCAGCAGTCTGAAGCCCCGCATCAAGCGGGGCTTTCCACATTGTTAGTCAACGATCACTTACGCAACACGCTTTTTCTCTTCTTTTCTTTCGTAGCCCTGCGTCAGCAACATATTTATAAGCTGATTGATGCTTACGCCTTCGTTTTTTGCCATCTCAGAAAGATGCATATGCAAAGACTTAGGCATACGCAGCAACAATTTTCCACTAAAGTCTTCAGGATTATATGACTTAGGTTCTGGAATTTTATCGCCACTTTCCTCAGCTAATGCGCACCACGCTACAATAGCTTCACGGACCTCAGCCATTGCCTCAGCTTCAGTTTCTCCATCCGCCATACAACCAGGCAAGTCAGGAACCGTAGCCAAAAAGCCCCCACCTTCTTCCGCCGACAACGGGCGAACATGAACAGGATAGAGATCTGGATTCAACATAACCATCACTCCTTTTCTGCACATACTGAATCAATCAACTCCACAAATTTAGGGATATATACAGCCTTGATCGGTTTTCTTGCAGGAACCGTCAACTGATCACCATTAGGAGTCCTAAACACAGCATGGCTAGTGCCATTGTGGCGGAAAACCACGCCATAGCGTTCTGCAATGGCTTTCAAATGCTCAACAGTATAATCCCCGCGGGGATTAGAGCGCATTTTCTTTAAGGTTTTTTCCACCTTCGACATAGGCTCAATATAGTATCACATATGATATCGTCAATGAGTTAATTGTCGTTAAACGATCATCATTTTTTGATAGTAGCAGCTTTGCAACACAGTAGACTGGTTGCAATCAGTCAACGAAAGATGACCTCTTCACTCCCCCAAAACCAACGCCGACCACCCATTGATCCGGTAGCGTTTTTTCAGGTGCAGGCCCTGGTCGCGGTAGGCTTGGAGGACGGCGCCTTCCTGGGAGACCAGCAGGCCGGAGAGGATGATATGGCCGCCGGGGGTCAGGCTGGTGGCGATGTCGCGGGCCATCTTGCGCAGGGGGTTGGCCAGGATATTGGCGACGATCAGGTCATAGGGGCCGTTATCGTTCAGCGCACGATGACGGAAACCGGCGCAGGTCACCGCATGGATGCGGCCGCGCAGCCCGTTCCGGATGGTGTTTTCCCTGGTTACGCGCACGGCTTCCGCATCGATATCGGAGGCCATCACCGCCACCGGCCAGGCCTTGGCAATCCCCATGGCGAGGATGCCCGTACCACAGCCCACATCCAGCGGGCGTTCGACGCGTATCCGTTTGACCAGATCGTTGATCGCCAGCAGGCAGCCCTTGGTGGTGGCATGTTCACCGGTGCCGAAGGCAGTCGCCGCATCGATGGTCAGGTCCCAGGACCCGGCAGGAACAACACCCTCGTAATGGGACGGGCGGATGAAGAAGCGACCGGCGCGGATCGGCTTGAAGCTTTTCTGGTTTTCCGCCACCCAATCCACATCCGGCAAGGGACCGCAGGTGAATTCCGGTTCCTTGATCCCGGCCTGAAGGGAGGCCAGGGCGATGGCCGCCACAAGCCGGTCATGATCCGGCATGCCGTCAACATAGCATTCCAGACGCCAGGGGCCCTCATCCGGCACGATTTCAAAGGCAGCCGCCGCGAAATGGAAATCATCAAGCGCCTGACCAAAAACCTCACAAGCCTCTGCAGTGGGCAGGATGATTTCCAGGCGCCAGACCGGCTGTGCCGTCATTGAATTCTGCATGCTTTTGCGTCCAATCGTTTCCAGAGTCTCATTCAACTCAATCAGTCCGTCATGCGCGGCCTGACCCGCGTATCCACGAAGAGGCTACCGCCCCAAAAGAAATGAGCTTTGTCCGACAGGACTGCGCCCCCGTGGGAGGCCGGATCAAGTCCGGCCATGACGATTTATTATTTAGTCTCAATACCCCAAATTCAGGCAAATCTTCTAAGACCGCTCGACAAAGGCAGCGACGACCTTCTTGGTTCCGGCCTTGTCGAATTCGATGCTGAGATGATCCCCATCCACCGCCAGCACGTTGCCCATGCCGAATTTCTGGTGGAAACAGCGGTCGCCTTTCTTGAAATCATGGCTGGGGCCGCTGTTGACGACTTCCGCCTTGCCGTCGATCACCGGACCGCCACCGGCCTTGACGCCACGCTGTTGCAGGCGCTTCCACCCCGGCCCGCCCTTCTGGCTGGTATATGTATTGCCGAAGGACTGTTGCTGGCCGCCATAACTGCCGCCGCCGCCATAGCTGCCACCGCCACCGCCGAAAGCAAAACCGGCGCGGTCTTCGGCGCGCCCGCCACCGGGGCCGCTGTAGACACCGCGATCCACATCCACGTCCAGATGCTCTTCCGGCAACTCATCGACAAAGCGGGACGGAATGGCGGACTGCCACTGCCCATGGATACGGCGGTTGGCGGCAAAGAGGATGTGCAGTTTCTTGCGCGCCCGGGTAATGCCCACATAGGCAAGGCGGCGTTCTTCCTCCAACCCTGCCATACCACTTTCGTCCATGGCGCGCTGATGGGGGAACAGGCCCTCTTCCCAACCGGGCAGGAAGACCGTGTCGAATTCCAGGCCCTTGGCGGCGTGCAGGGTCATGATGCTGATCATCTCGACGCCCTCACCCGCCTTTTCCTCGTTTTCCATGACCAGGCTGACATGTTCCATGAACTCGTCGAGGTTTTCGTATTCCTCCATCGCGACGAGCATTTCCTTGAGGTTCTCAAGCTTGCCCGGCGCTTCCGGTTTCTTGGAGTTTTTCCAGAAATCCGTATAGCCGGATTCGTCCAGCACGGTTTCCGTCAGTTCCACCTGATCCACGCCTTCGGCCATCTGACGCCAGCGGTGGAAATCGTCCATGATCCTAGAGAGCGACCGCCGTGCGGCCGGCTTCAATTCGTCGGTATCCAGCAGGCGTTGTGCCGCGTGATACAGTGGCAGCCCTTCCAGCCGCGCCACCTGATGCATGGCCTGCAGGGTCGCCTTGCCGATGCCACGGGTAGGCTTGTTGATGATGCGTTCCAGCGCCAGATCGTCCGCCGGTTGCCGGATCACCCGCAGATAGGCCAGCGCATCGCGGATTTCCTCACGCTCATAGAAACGCGCACCGCCGACCACGCGGTAGGGCACGCCCAGCGTGATCAGCCGTTCCTCAAACTCACGGGTCTGAAAGCCTGCGCGCACCAGAATCGCCATCTCCGACAGGGATTGCTTCTTGCGCTGCAGGGCCTCGATCTCGTCACCGACAACACGGGCCTCTTCCTCGCCATCCCAGATACCGTGAAGACTAACCTTCTCGCCCCCTTCCTTTTCGGTCCAGAGCGACTTGCCGAGACGGCCTTCGTTCTTGGCGATCAGGCCCGATGCCGCGCCCAGAATATGGGCGGTAGAGCGGTAGTTTTCCTCCAGCCGCACGACTTTCGCGCCGGGGAAGTCGCGTTCGAATTTCAGGATGTTGCC
The Aestuariispira ectoiniformans genome window above contains:
- the parS gene encoding type II RES/Xre toxin-antitoxin system antitoxin, whose amino-acid sequence is MTAGITEKSFIQAQFSDNPAVRLELLEKLENGLELDLVEATAKSLGVETRDFATFGVMPRRTLSHSTAKGRFSAEQSQRIARFFRIMVRATDTFGDTERAERWLKRPSRPLRDHAPFELLDSEEGARLIEDLLDRIDHGLAA
- a CDS encoding type II toxin-antitoxin system HicB family antitoxin; the protein is MLNPDLYPVHVRPLSAEEGGGFLATVPDLPGCMADGETEAEAMAEVREAIVAWCALAEESGDKIPEPKSYNPEDFSGKLLLRMPKSLHMHLSEMAKNEGVSINQLINMLLTQGYERKEEKKRVA
- a CDS encoding 50S ribosomal protein L11 methyltransferase codes for the protein MQNSMTAQPVWRLEIILPTAEACEVFGQALDDFHFAAAAFEIVPDEGPWRLECYVDGMPDHDRLVAAIALASLQAGIKEPEFTCGPLPDVDWVAENQKSFKPIRAGRFFIRPSHYEGVVPAGSWDLTIDAATAFGTGEHATTKGCLLAINDLVKRIRVERPLDVGCGTGILAMGIAKAWPVAVMASDIDAEAVRVTRENTIRNGLRGRIHAVTCAGFRHRALNDNGPYDLIVANILANPLRKMARDIATSLTPGGHIILSGLLVSQEGAVLQAYRDQGLHLKKRYRINGWSALVLGE
- a CDS encoding IS1182 family transposase, producing MLKKPQPEQGRLEMVTLEGLVPADHLLRKIDAVIDFSFIHDRVAGLYCADNGRPALDPVMLFKALFIGYLFGIRSERQLVREIEVNVAYRWFLRLGLTDKVFDASTLSQNRRRRYQDVSVAQDIFDHIVEQAIAKGLVDGTVLYTDSTHLKANANKNKWDSQVVAKSRADYWDALDLAVEEDRAAHAKKPLKAKERAPGQKETKVSRTDPEAGYMVREGKPKGFFYLDHRTVDGRYGIITDTHATPATVHDSIPYLDRLDRQRDRFGLDVQAVGLDAGYATAGIAKGLEDRDILGVTGYRRPNHRAGMLRKRDYQYDRQLDGYRCPQGQFLNYATTDRNGYRHYKSDPKVCATCPLLASCTGSAKHTKTVTRHVWQDARERTDAHRLTDWGKRLYKRRKETVERSFADAKQLFGHRYARFRGLIAVKTQCLLAAAAQNIKKIALAMAPKTETSPI
- a CDS encoding ATP-dependent helicase, which gives rise to MSDPLDFDDDIPYPSAPIGPVPPAPTSKYAMPQQPPAWLDGLNPAQRDAVEAIDGPLLVLAGAGTGKTRVLTTRLAQILQSGQAKPFQMLVVTFTNKAAREMRERVAHLVGPMSEGMWLGTFHALATRILRRHAELVGLQSNFTILDTDDQIRLLKQILEAEHIDEKRWPARMLIHVIQRWKDKGLPPEKVGKAEAGDMANGRLLRIYEMYQERLQTLNACDFGDLLMHNLTLFTKHPEVLEQYQNLFRYILVDEYQDTNVSQYLWLRLLAQRNKNICCVGDDDQSIYGWRGAEVGNILKFERDFPGAKVVRLEENYRSTAHILGAASGLIAKNEGRLGKSLWTEKEGGEKVSLHGIWDGEEEARVVGDEIEALQRKKQSLSEMAILVRAGFQTREFEERLITLGVPYRVVGGARFYEREEIRDALAYLRVIRQPADDLALERIINKPTRGIGKATLQAMHQVARLEGLPLYHAAQRLLDTDELKPAARRSLSRIMDDFHRWRQMAEGVDQVELTETVLDESGYTDFWKNSKKPEAPGKLENLKEMLVAMEEYENLDEFMEHVSLVMENEEKAGEGVEMISIMTLHAAKGLEFDTVFLPGWEEGLFPHQRAMDESGMAGLEEERRLAYVGITRARKKLHILFAANRRIHGQWQSAIPSRFVDELPEEHLDVDVDRGVYSGPGGGRAEDRAGFAFGGGGGSYGGGGSYGGQQQSFGNTYTSQKGGPGWKRLQQRGVKAGGGPVIDGKAEVVNSGPSHDFKKGDRCFHQKFGMGNVLAVDGDHLSIEFDKAGTKKVVAAFVERS
- a CDS encoding RES family NAD+ phosphorylase, producing the protein MNSTNTGWRLTREKYADLSGEGARRKGGRWNSRGKAMVYLSAEASLPLLEILVHLDVPPDLLPQDYVLMRVDLEPLAKSNPDIWLEVGPTDVLEDKASKDFGDQWLEEERSPLLQVPSVIVQEANNLLLNPAHPAVTALAKPILRPFDFDHRLFNS